Within the Candidatus Cloacimonadota bacterium genome, the region TGCCCAATTTTACTGTCTAAAGAGCACGATAAGAATCTTTTTGATACGAACTAACAATTTCAAACCTACATGATTCTCTGTGTACGCTTCGTGTGGGTCGTTTGACGGTATGTCTATCCTTCCCAATCACGCAACACTCGATACGGGTGGTTGGCTAAACCTTGCCCAACAGGGACTTTCACCCTGCAAGAAGCACCAAGCTTTTCTTGGCGCACTAACGATTAAGCTATATTTGCAAATAGCCTGATGCGTATTTATGAAGTATACTACCAATCAGTGTTTGATATGGCATCCCCTCTCTAGCGGCAAGCATTTTAATAGACTCCAAATCATTCTCGGAAATTCTGATATTAATATTTTTATTTTTTCTTAGAGTTTCTTTTGCGGCAAGCATCATAAGCTTAGAAACGGGAGCACCTTGTAATTTACCGCTATTATATGCTTCGAGGATTTCTAATTCTTCAGCATTAAGTTCGTCTGGATTTTTAAATTTAGACATTGCTCGCTCCTTTAATTTTCCTATTTTCTTTTCGACTTGGAATAATTGTTTTTAGAAAATAATTTTCACCATCTTTTACATAAGGAACCAAGTGGGCATAACCATTAATCATTACAGTTATAATTCTCTGATTGGGGTATTTATCATGATTCCAATGAGGAACATCAGAAATACCGTAGCCGTCACTAATTGCCTGTACAACCATTTCAAAAGTAATACCTCGAACTTTATATAGTGTTTTATTTTTTTCAGGATTCCATTTAAACATACAATTAATTTATCACAATGTATATACAACGTCAATTAAAAAAACTAACGTAGCCTTCAGGGAGCCGGGC harbors:
- a CDS encoding CopG family antitoxin, with the translated sequence MSKFKNPDELNAEELEILEAYNSGKLQGAPVSKLMMLAAKETLRKNKNINIRISENDLESIKMLAAREGMPYQTLIGSILHKYASGYLQI
- a CDS encoding toxin, translating into MFKWNPEKNKTLYKVRGITFEMVVQAISDGYGISDVPHWNHDKYPNQRIITVMINGYAHLVPYVKDGENYFLKTIIPSRKENRKIKGASNV